The Rhododendron vialii isolate Sample 1 chromosome 6a, ASM3025357v1 genome includes a window with the following:
- the LOC131331108 gene encoding wall-associated receptor kinase-like 14 produces the protein MITTTQKLLFFSICILPSIFAHHPTNCKRSCGRGQLKTVPFPFGFSSGCPIQLNCTQNGTVSIDRFAVQSFTPDTVLINLPAQCGRPIETLRHLFSRHYAPTSQNGILLENCSKPIKTCEIPDTTVQTHFELLECGPKGNNSSSSSSSNNNVSCYSEENKRTEFIEYSGVMRSGCESLFSAISAVKTLAGSGLPAVTSLEVEVVQLGWWLEGGCECSENANCTRLLSPVDGRRRYRCRCGDGFVGDGYRAGLGCRKASLTCNPAKYMSAQCGGTTRVGALVGGIVAGACLMISVALTCCFIRRRSNLKHTKKVNRRLCEATGMTIPIYPYREMERATDYFSDKQRLGTGAYGTVYAGKLNKDEWVAIKRIRHRDTESIEQVMNEIRLLSSVSHPNLVRLLGCCVEKGEQILVYEFMPNGTVSQHIHRQTKEGLTWPVRLAIATETAQAIAFLHSSISPPIYHRDIKSSNILLDYNFKSKVADFGLSRLGLTETSHISTAPQGTPGYLDPQYHQNFQLSDKSDVYSFGVVLVEIITALKVVDFSRPQNEVNLASLAMDRIVKGRLDEIIDPLIKAESDSWTLSSVHQVSELAFRCLLYDRDMRPSMNEVALVLEHIRLSGCASVEDNTPALYKTSTCSSSSNLSENTLGVTFKKPELDPRGLFVTEAGAINSISTADFSPISVQDPWLSEQSSPSSNSLLHNMVQ, from the exons ATGATTACAACAACTCAAAAACTCCTGTTTTTCAGTATATGTATTCTCCCTTCAATTTTCGCTCACCACCCAACCAACTGCAAGCGTTCATGCGGACGGGGCCAGCTGAAAACCGTCCCGTTCCCGTTCGGATTCTCCTCCGGCTGCCCAATCCAACTCAACTGCACACAAAACGGCACCGTTTCCATCGACCGATTCGCCGTCCAATCATTCACTCCCGACACCGTTCTGATCAATCTCCCGGCCCAATGCGGCCGCCCAATCGAAACCCTCCGCCACCTCTTCAGCCGCCACTACGCCCCCACTTCCCAAAACGGTATCCTCCTCGAGAACTGCAGCAAACCCATAAAAACGTGCGAGATTCCTGACACAACTGTCCAGACCCACTTCGAGTTACTCGAGTGCGGGCCCAAGGgaaacaacagcagcagcagcagcagcagcaacaacaacgTGAGTTGTTACTCGGAGGAAAATAAGAGGACGGAGTTTATTGAGTACTCGGGGGTGATGAGGAGTGGGTGTGAGTCGCTGTTTTCGGCTATATCGGCGGTTAAGACGTTGGCGGGGAGTGGTTTGCCGGCGGTGACGTCGTTGGAGGTTGAGGTGGTGCAGTTGGGGTGGTGGTTAGAGGGTGGTTGTGAGTGTTCGGAGAATGCGAATTGTACGAGACTTTTGTCGCCGGTGGATGGGCGGAGGCGGTATCGGTGCCGGTGCGGAGATGGGTTCGTCGGCGATGGGTATAGGGCGGGGTTGGGCTGCAGGAAAG CTTCTTTAACATGCAACCCTGCAAAATACATGTCCGCCCAATGCGGTGGTACAACAAGAGTTGGTGCCTTAGTTGGAG GTATTGTTGCAGGAGCTTGTTTAATGATCAGTGTGGCTCTGACATGTTGTTTTATACGAAGGCGCTCCAATCTAAAGCACACAAAGAAAGTGAACCGCCGGTTATGTGAAGCTACAGGGATGACCATCCCCATTTATCCCTacagagaaatggagagagccACAGATTACTTCTCAGACAAACAACGCCTAGGAACCGGGGCTTATGGAACAGTCTATGCGGGAAAACTCAATAAAGATGAATGGGTTGCCATTAAAAGGATTAGACATAGAGACACCGAAAGCATAGAGCAAGTCATGAATGAGATCAGACTCCTGTCTTCTGTGAGCCACCCGAATCTCGTACGCCTCTTAGGTTGTTGCGTAGAGAAAGGGGAACAAATCCTCGTTTACGAGTTCATGCCAAATGGAACCGTATCTCAGCATATACATCGGCAAACGAAAGAAGGACTTACTTGGCCAGTTCGCCTCGCTATTGCTACAGAAACAGCTCAAGCCATAGcctttcttcattcttcgaTAAGCCCTCCCATATACCATAGGGACATCAAGTCAAGCAACATACTTTTGGACTACAACTTCAAGTCCAAAGTAGCGGATTTTGGGCTTTCTAGGCTTGGTCTCACCGAAACATCTCATATTTCCACCGCCCCACAAGGGACTCCCGGCTACCTGGATCCTCAGTACCATCAGAACTTCCAACTTTCCGACAAAAGCGATGTTTATAGCTTCGGAGTTGTGCTTGTGGAGATCATAACGGCACTAAAAGTGGTGGACTTTTCTCGACCCCAGAATGAGGTGAACTTGGCTTCTCTGGCTATGGACAGAATTGTGAAGGGGCGGTTAGACGAGATAATTGATCCATTAATCAAGGCAGAGTCGGATTCGTGGACCCTTTCATCAGTACATCAAGTTTCTGAGCTGGCATTTAGATGCCTTTTGTATGATAGAGACATGAGGCCTTCGATGAACGAAGTAGCGCTTGTTCTGGAGCATATTAGGCTCAGTGGATGTGCCTCAGTAGAAGATAATACACCGGCTTTATATAAGACATCCACTTGTTCATCGTCATCTAATTTGAGCGAAAATACACTCGGTGTGACATTTAAGAAGCCAGAATTGGATCCTAGAGGTCTATTTGTTACAGAGGCTGGGGCTATCAATAGCATCAGTACAGCGGATTTTTCGCCTATTTCAGTGCAGGACCCTTGGTTAAGCGAGCAAAGCTCGCCTTCATCGAATAGTCTGCTCCATAATATGGTCCAATGA